The DNA sequence GGAGGGATCGCCGGCTCGATCGTCGTCGCCTCGACGCACCCGTTCGACGTGGTCGGCTGGGATGGCTGTCTCTATCCGTACACCTTCAACGTGGACGACTTCGAGCCGATCACCGGTCGAGTGCACCAGCCGCCGCCGGTGCACCAGGTGTTCGAAGGAGGCAACTTCGTCGTCTGCAACTTCGTCCCCCGCAAGGTGGACTACCACCCGTTGTCGATCCCGGTGCCGTACTACCACTCCAACGTCGACTCCGACGAGGTGATGTTCTACTGCGGCGGCGACTACGAGGCTCGCAAGGGATCGGGCATCGGGCTCGGGTCCGTCTCCCTGCATCCCGGTGGTCATAGTCACGGCCCGCAGCCGGGCGCGGCAGAGGCCTCGCTCGGCCGGCACTTCTTCGACGAGCTTGCCGTCATGGTGGACACCTTCCGCCCGCTGGAGCTCGGCGAGGGCGGCACGGCCTGTGACGACGGCGTCTACGCGATGAGCTGGAACCGCGCCCTAATCTGATCCAGTCGGTGCTGATCCAGTCGGTGCTGACTCAGTCGGTCGACAGCTCGCCCTTGATCAGCACGCCCTCGGATCGCAACGCCGCCCAGGTCTCATCGATCCGCTGTGGGTCAACAGCCGCGGTCAGCGAGGCGAGCACAGTGGTCAGGAAGCCTGCGGCCGCCGCGTCGAAAGCGGTGGCCCGGACACAGTAGTCGGTGGCGATCCCGCAGACGTCCACCTCGTCGACGGCGTGCTGCGACAGCCAGTCGGCCAGCCCGACGCCGGTGACGTCCCTGCCCTCGAACCCGGAGTAGGCGGCTGTGTACTCACCCTTGTCGAAGACGGCCTCGAAACCCCGGAAGGTGAGCTGATCATGGAGCTCCACGCCCGGAGTGCCGACCACGCAGTGTGGTGGCCACGAGTCCACGAAGTCGGGGTGCGCGGAGAAATGGCTGCCCGGGTCGATGTGATGGTCACGGGTGGCCAGCACGTGCCGGTAGCCGTGGTCACCTTCCAGCAGCTCGGAGATGGCGGCTGCCACGGCAGCGCCACCGGCGACCGCCAGCGAGCCACCCTCGCAGAAGTCACGCTGGACGTCGACCACGATCAGCGCCCTGTTCATGGCGTCCCCTTGACCTCGGAGTCGGCGAAGGGGTTGACCGCCTCGACTCCGCCCGG is a window from the Microlunatus panaciterrae genome containing:
- a CDS encoding isochorismatase family protein, whose product is MNRALIVVDVQRDFCEGGSLAVAGGAAVAAAISELLEGDHGYRHVLATRDHHIDPGSHFSAHPDFVDSWPPHCVVGTPGVELHDQLTFRGFEAVFDKGEYTAAYSGFEGRDVTGVGLADWLSQHAVDEVDVCGIATDYCVRATAFDAAAAGFLTTVLASLTAAVDPQRIDETWAALRSEGVLIKGELSTD